tataatatatatgcatatttaattaaatatttttatttaaacaaaaaacatgcatacatcaatgtcaaacaaataataatttttactttgttTATTCTTCCCTCAGGTTGTCTTGGCTATTTTAGTTGGAACTGCTTGCGCAGCCCCAGCAGCTGAACCAGAAGCTGCACCTCATCATGCGACTCAACCACACGGAGCATCAGCTCACGAAACGTCAGCTCACGAAACAGCACCAGCACACGAATCATTAGCCCATGCGCCAATAGCAATTGAGGCTGTTGAACACGAAATAAATGACGCACCAGCTAGTCCAGCTCATGTTGAGCATGCTTCTGGTCCATTTTCTGGCCCATCCTCTGGTTCATTTTCGGGCCCATCCTCTGGTCTCTCATCTTCTGGTCCATCACCGGTTCCAGCAGCAAAACAACTTTTGATTGCTGAATACCCACTTTTGAAGACTCCAGCATCAACCGCTAAACTTACACCAGTTGCTACTTCATTTGTAGCACCTATTCCACCTCTTACTTATGCTGCTGCTCCCGCTGTCTTGACATCGGTAAGTCtactaaaaatacattttttttctactgaaataaatttaacagtgTTTGGAATCATTATTatctatcaattaatttaaaatagtatCCCGCTTGGGGTGGACTTGCCGCTCTTCCTGCGAGCTACTCGATTGAACAACATGGTTATCATATCACTTATTAATTGATGCACTATCCGATTTCTTGCTTTATCAACATCAAGTCAGATATCAACGCCGGAATAATCACAAGTCGCTtggtaaagaaaatttaaaacattgaATTCCTTTCTCTTCTTAGCCTGGAATCGGTAATCTCAATTTCTTTATAACGCATCaccgttattttattatcatttatcatttatcaatCATTCTtcatgtatttaaaaaaaatcatgcgcataaaaaaaattatgatgacagaaaaaaaaaaaaaaaaaaaaaataaaagctcaatttttttaaaaactacattcgcattatttttgtaatttttttaccataaacCTATACaagaataagaatttttttaaacatattatatactaattcagtaattaatttaatattatacaataaattgaatgattacgataattattttaaattaaaactaaaattaatttgaaacaaGATATTAAggtttttattcataatataaTACCTAATTCTCACAAAACTTCGATGATTATCtaaatacttataaaataagtttttgcagtaatatttatatcaaaacacttatttaaatttctaaactttttgctacgaaatttaaaaatgaaaagaaattattgattttcgaaatttgaactttcatGAGACTTATGAGACATTtatgttttgaaattttaagaaGCATTTCTGGCTGTTTTTTAGGATGGCGACTATCCATCCGTGCATTCGTGATGTGCGTATGTGTAGGtgtatttttacaatatattatatttccTGAAGAAATAAACTGATTTGAATTATTGCtacagcaatttaaaaaaaaaaaaccgtcacGTTTTAAATTTGGATAAAGAGGAAGATACAGTTAAATAGATTttgttattcaaaaaataaattttttcaaaacgtgatttttttagaaaaatctgcTCAGTCAattccctggtggaaatttttcggacttttgtctgaaaaagtctttagaactctagaactgagtttttcagacaaaagtccgaaaaatttctaccaGGGTTGATCTCAAACAAGAATTAAGTTTCTAGATTTTATAAGCTCTTTTTACTCTAAGACTTATTTTAattggttaattttttcaagatgAATTCTTGaagaaacatttaaaaaataatatttttcctcATTTATTTCAAGTTATACGAAATTTAGTAATCCGATCGGATCAGTcgattgattataaaattttgtcatttatTCATCCTAATAAGTCCTTCTCATTACCGTTAGATCTGTTatataatattcaataaattaatttttgaaatattgtcATCACAAATTCAACAACTGCAGCAGACTCAGCGagacaatcatttttttaatttcttataatgaaataaaaacattatttacaaattttgaagtatataataaaataataataataatacactgtaaaaaatcgggagtgaattcgaagtgattacggatttgatttcaatttgaattcactccgtcaatGGGAGTTCTGGAGTTTTCAAAACAATCACTTTATATAAGGAGTAAATATTAGGGAGTTTCtctttttagcggagtgatttcagagggatctggattttatttcaatccacattcactccgattcggagttttaatattgaaataaactccccttcggagtgaatttcattccgaggggattaaataaataaacagtcatccgctccgcattcactccgcattcaatcctcgttcactccgcaaattttttacaatgtaataataataataaaatttaaaaaataaattcaagcaAGAGTTGatgcataataaaattaaaattaattttctaaactCAAAACTTTAAAAACTCATCATAGTCATttatcgtaatttatttactaaatgtAGGTGTAGCCTCAATACATAACtattaatagtttaaaaatatagtaaattattatattttattttagcacatacattttataatgagtcaatattaattattttatttttttttttgttttgtactGATTTCAATTAAGCGTTATAATTGGATAATTAACATGTTCAATGTAATGACAAGTTTTTCTACTTATCGTGATGTTATTCTGTCATGTCATGGAGAAATGGACAGTACAAATACACTTATTTACAAAGAATTTTATTCACAAAGAGAGGGAAAGTGGAATTGTCCATTGACTTTCTCGACGATTTTAGCACTCTTATCACatatttcttcaatttttcaaaattatctattgtctaaatataaattataattcgaaataaaaaataaaaataaacaaaactaGAACGAAAAAAGTAATTCAATCTAAATTATAACGAAgacattaattttgatttgatAATTCAAACTAAACAATTGattagttatttatataattattttattcatctgaattttcataaattaggACAAGACAGTTCATGGTAAATCTATAACGTGAATTCCCAGGTTACAACATACCAAGGAAATCCCCCGTTAAGTAACTCCTTAAGTGTAAGTATAGTAATGAAATATAATCATGATCATAAGCGATGTCTGCTTAAAAGTTATTCGTTGTAGCTAttgtattttcattttaaaaataaatttttatatattttttattttttttttttatgatttttctaAGTGAATTCACTTTATAGTTTGGGTTGACCGAACATCTTCCGAAACACTTTCTCCCGGATACACAAAAACTCTGAACAAATACATATTGTCgtcacactgtaaaaaatatatcgtattttacgtatatatatttttcgccCCTTTTctcatataatttaatttagatctactttataaaaaaaatatacagcaTTACGGCATGTTATTTACAATGAATAcgggaataaaaaaagttttattatactttattttatttttgttattgtcaTGATTCAGTTACGATGTCAAGGTTGACGACGGCAAAGGTGTATAAGCAAAGAAAGAAAGTCTGCTCTTATATTACCTGACGTCAGGAAGTGGGCAATCTGCTTACCTTTTTTATTCCGATTCTTTCAAAGttgtccaatttttttttttttttataactttttttttaagttattatattatttttctaaattattttataaaaaaaatattttttttttttattttgcttcaattattttagttGGAAATGAatgatatatattagactatttttttttttctcgaaacccTCTATTAAATAGTTGCAGGGAAGTGAAATAACGTGCTCATTAAAAGATGagttcttaatattaatatttggaGGAAGTCtatcgcaattttttatttcctatttaaataacgtggaaaaaaaattttaagtttgaaattttatacctcggcaaTGGTTCATTGTACAGATAAGCTCTGGATATAATTTCGTAAAGGATTAAACTCTCTagaaaaaaagtctcttatcgttttttgataaatccagctgttcaaaagtaattggagcttgaagtcaaatttatagcaaatttcgagatctttttacttttctgacgaaactatcagacttatcgcAAAATGTAataagatcttttttgtagacaattttattccttacaaattctctgataaagttttttaaaattccacattgttttctagttattttcatttaaaagtcaagctcttaaaaaaaaagtgttctgatcgatttcaagatcttgacattaaaatgaaaataactatttaaaagttactctaaaaaacaaaatttgattCTACACcgagagaacaatttatttgaccCAAATAAGATTTGTTTCAGGCAAATAAATCCCATATTTGAATGGACCCAATTTGAGACAAAGATATGGTACATTTGGATGAAATAGTGATTTGTTTATAAGTAGTTAACAAATCtttatttgcaattttttttcaacccagatttgttaactataaacaaatatatatttaaatgaaataaatgattttgttttgttttctcagtgtatcaacgaaaaaaaaatgcgttaACAGCCTAATGTTGCACTAATGAATAGttctgtaaaattttattgtctatTAAATACTACATTAAAACTCAATGAaccttatattattatatgatAGGATGATTTAATAAGACATTTTCTTAATGAAAACCTTTTAAAAGATCATTGACCTATTCCAAACCACCAATTAATGATGCATCAAATTGCAGCGGTCATCCTCTTCATCAATTATGTCGTGactcgtaaaaaaatatttttaaaattgaatataattttattactaatggCAGTCAAACTTGATggaattattgttattactgcGTTTATCAACAATCTTACTGCCTATTTTTgtgttttgtttttatttttttatgtaaactcGTACTTTTAAGAGCACTAGTAATGACGCCTTTCTAGTGACGcacaaaacttttctttaaaCGAAAGAACTCAATCAGAATaattcatatattataaacatAAACCAGGATCTAacgttatataatttttatacagaccaaaaaattgatttcataaCTTCATTCACTAAAAATTCCCGcagattttcaataattagtaTACCAGTCCTTGGTAGTGCTTTGACGTCATTGAaggtttacttttttttctaccttTTAGTTACGTAACGGTTacgttgaaaaaatttgaatgtcgAAAGAGTTTGCTGAAGAACCAAGATGTCCGAATTCTTGGAACAtggtactaatttttatacttagtGACAATAATAATCTATTGTTTggtattcaatattattttttactcttttaattatgtattttatttttgtttcttctcattaattaattcactCCTAACATTAAAATCTATTGCTCAATAGTGGTTGTGCTGATTGCCGGGGAAACCCCAGACTTGTTTCAGGTTGTTGATCTTACGATTTCATTGTGTTgtccataaataaaattacatttctcttttattttattcaatacaaaaaagaaaccctaatttttcaaaaatttaataattattttgtaaattatttaaaaataataaacaatcatAAAAATCATCACCGTGATTAGAATTTGAAGAAGTTGATGGAAGGTACAGTCGTGTTGACGTCTGAGTCATATCGTACAATTTACCCCACTTTTTTAACAACCACGTTTCTTCAGCATCCTGAATCTACGTATATAAGATTGGTGATTGTCGACAAAAGCTCAGACTTACGAGTGACGAGACCGTATCCAGGAGAAAGTGTTTAGGGGAGAAAGAGACAAGCCTCTATATAAAGACGATTCGTGTGTTGAAGAGTTTAGTGTCAAAGTGATTCAATAAGAGGTAGGTACATCTAAcaaatcttaattattttttattttaattttttaacataattaGATTAACAAgaaatattagaaaaaaaaaaaaatcaatttttcaaaacttcgATTGAtagttttcaataataaaatcaaaatgttcaatacataaaattgtctttataaaattaaaatctataataaagataaatattatacataaacTTTCACTGTATCAGaacacatttaaaaatataaatttgaatgataaatatatcGGTCATAAGTCATGAGTAGGTGTAATGTAAGCAAAAGTCGAGACATGctacttattcgtctttaccgGTCAAACGACTTTCTCTGACTTCCTCTCACTTTCGTTAATACGtcagttgaataaaaataaattttctttgtttggGATTCACgcatcaactaaaaaaatcaaCGATATGCCATAACACTTaattagaatttataaaacaacGATAACTAAAGTAATGCAgttaataaaacttgatttaaagaaaatattaaaaaaaaaaaaaatactgtaatCAGATAATGTAATTCAAAAacattgtacttttttttattgctttacTTTTACATTGTTCTAAGATAGAGAAAATAGTATGAGATCAGAAccgaaaatccgaaaaaaagaAAGTAGTAGATGGAAAGTCCCATTTCCGGATGATAAAACATTACTTTCGCATTATAAAGATCTTGCATCTTTCTTACAATTATTAGTTGtgagatttaataaatatcattaagtaaacacaaataaaaattaatattaatcatcgatactattattttcaggattaaaaTGTGGTTTATCCTCTTGACGAGCTTACTCACCCAAGGACTTGCTACCCAAGTATCTTTTCAAACTTCAAGTTCATCATCAGCATCGGCATCCTCATCATCTGAACAAAAGAATGAATGGTCTTGGCAAGAGCCAAGTGCAGCCGAAAATTCACCTCAAGAGTCTTATCATCCCTTAAACTTTTTACCGGGAGATGCTCAACCAGATCAATTTAATGACAATATTCACGATGGTTCTAGTGGAGTTGCATATTCTACggtaaaaaaacttttcattaAAAACGTTGTAATCATACacatagatatatatctcaagcatattttatatttaattggcTTCATTTACTTACAGCAGAATGCAGTAGTTGACAATATTTTGCAATCTAGCCGACAAGGCCGTAATCTTGCAGGATATGATGATTTATACGCCGATCCTGATGTAAAAACTGTTCTTCAAGCAGGAAATGATACCATTGCTCGCGCTTATATTAGAGACAAACTTTGCTCTTTGGGTTTAATGAatgtaagttttttaaaaaattaaaaaaaaattttttcgaaaagatgaGAATTCGATTTAAgtgatgaatttattttagtgcGATAATCCTGAAGGAAGACGCCCATATTATTCTCCTCATCGTGACATTCATCCTCAAGAAGTTATTTATGCTCAACCTGTTACCATAAAACCAGTAGGACGTCCATTACCCGCAATCGCTGTTAAAAAACCTTTCGTTTATGGACCTCCTAGACCTGTACCTCTACCACCAAGTTTCAGCTCTGGATCACACGGGCCTGTCTATGGCCCACCAAGTTCGGGACATTACTCTGGACCTCAGCCTCCATTTTCTGGACCACCACACAGCTTCGGTGGGCCCTATCCTGCTTACAAAAAACCTAGTATAATTTCTGGACACAAACCAATCTATGAAGATACTGGATTAGATGGTGAATATGACTTTGTACCTGAAGACAAACGCGAATTTATCGACAAGAAAAATGTGATTGTCCAACCAGCTTCTGGTCTTCAGCAACATGTTCATCATCACTATCATCATACTGACGGAAACAAGCCATCTTCAGTCATTGGCGGAAATACTGGATTAAGTGGTCCCATAATTGGACCAAGTTCAATTGGTGGAAATGGTTTTAATGGTTTTAATGGTAATAGTAATGGTAATGGTTATGGCTATGGATCAGGTACATATGGTAATTCGTACAATGACTTTGATGAATACAAAAaagcatttaaaataaaatctcctTCGGCTGGTAATAGTTTAGATCCTTTAACTGCAACAAGTAGCAGTTATGCCAACCAGTTTCCAACGTATGAAAAACCTAAACGAGATTCTTTCTTCAACGGTAAAGAAGCTGGCAAAGTATTAAACTCAGGATTTGCTGGTAATCAATTTGGATCTAATAACTTTGGAAGTAGCAACTTTGGTAGCAATAATTTTGGTAGCAACAACTTTGGCAGCAATAATTTTGGAGCAGGAAATAATGGACTCAGTAATAATATTGGATCTAATAATAATGGTTTTGATAATGGATTCTCCTCAAACAATTATGATAATTGTGTTTGCGTTCCTTACGAGCAATGCGCAACTCTTGATCACGCAGGACGTAAAGATGATTTATTCCTTCCTATTGATCCACGTAATATTGGAAAAGATATTGACGCAGAAACAGAAGATGTTGTTGTTACTGATTCTAATGGTACTATGTCTATTATCCGAGTGCCAAAAGAAGTTAATGCTACTGAACAAACTCAACACGTCGATGAACAGAAAAATACAAATGACAAGAAATTAGATGACgctgacaaaaataataaaactgaagGCATTAAAAGAAGCAAACGTGAAGCTAAAGCAGAACCTAAAAATGATGATACTCAAGGCGTAAGTTGattgtaatatttataatatttttaaaatgcttGGAATGGTATGTCGcctaatatttataataaattccaAAGTTTCCAATTGCTTATTAATGGTAATGGTTGCTAGCTAATCCTGAATACCCGGACCTCGGATCGTAATTAtcccaaataaaattacaattgcttgaatgctatttttaattacttttcttatatttcttcatatttaatatcagaattaaagtttttttctatcttttctttattttctttatccaCAAATGACACTTGTATATCAGAACAAAAGAAATATAGTTATTCATTTACGTATAAAATCGCGTGATCAATAATTGTTGAAGAGTTATTACAGTCACCGAAATGAGGTCCAGGAGTtcgtaataaatattaaataacttaaccactttttaattacaattaaaaaaaaaaaaaaaactaccaGACCTTGGATCTCTACTATCTGGCTGTATTGGCTCTATTTGCAGCGATTGCTTGGTAATATTGACACATCGAAATTGAACCTGCGGCCTACATGGGGCGTCAGTTTTGGTTTACCACAAGGAGGAAACTATCCCGTCAATCAATATGGTGATAATCCACTATCTAGTCCTTATCCTGGCTATGGCGGTGGTGGTAATGGCCTGAATCTCGGATTAGTATCAGTCAATCCTTTGGTATCAGTCCAAGTCTCAAAAGATGAATATGGTGAAAAAGTTGTCAAGCCATTTGTAAATTTACACGTAACGCCAAATCATGGATTGGTCAATAAACTTGGTGATATACTGGCTTACAAAAAGGAAGCATTGCTAGGAGGTCATGGAGGAAATCATTATCCTGGTGGGCATTATTCCGGAGGATATGCACCTCAGTACTATCCAAATCGCCCATCACATTATCATAAACCAACTTTCTTTGAGAAACCGTATTACCATGAAAGACCACAGAGCCATTATCATAATCATCAGCATTACCATCAACAGCAACCTTCTTGGTCAGGCAATAATCATGGACATGAACATGGACATGGACATGGACATGGACATGGATATGGACATGGACATGGATATGGAGGAAACTATGTAGAAAATCCTGGACATTATGCTGGAAATTATGGAGGCTATTCTGGATATGACAGAGGCGATGAAGATTATGATTTTGCTGATGATGATATTAATGGTTATTATAGAAATGCCAAAACTAACATTAGTGCAGCTGGATTTGAACAGTcacaaaataacaataataataataatcgtgGTCATAATGGTGGAAAGGTAGCCTTTCGAGACAGAAAAAAACGTGATGTGGATAATCTGATAAAAATTGAAGAGGTAAGATGAGGAGGTTCATTTGGACTCGAGGATGAAGATCATTGGAATTCATTCCCGTGGAAATTCCAGACCGACTCACTGACTGTTGACCAAGGAGTATCATATGACTATTgactttaattatatatttttacttccGTAGTTAAATgtcttctttcttttttttttctttttcacacAATTACTGcacatataactttaaatttttactgcgGGCTCTCTAAATATCCGCTcacattgtttataaaaagagtTGTATTACTCAGTGTATGCACCTTTCACGATATTTAATCttttccttatttttattgtaattacacTAACAATTGCCGCTGTTTTTAAAGCTTTCTCCAATTCTTTCAAATATCTTGACTGCTTTCAATACATTTTTCTGACTCAATACGCAACTGACTTTTGCAAATTTAAAAGCAAACGCTGGTCTGGTGTACATAAGCATtcagcattttttaaatttatttataacaaataaataaataataataataattactttttaataacaGCGTCAATTTGGAAGACCACCAGTATGTGGACCAAGACATGTTTGTTGCCGAAAAAATCAACTTCAAGCTGGAATTAATCGACCCCGATACGGCCAATGTGGAGTTAGAAATGGCCAAGGAATCAATGGACGTATTAAGACTCCAGCTTACATTGACGGAGACTCTGAGTTTGGTGAATACCCATGGCAAGTAGCCATCCTCAAGAAAGATCCTTCTGAAAGTGTCTACGTTTGCGGTGGAACTTTAATATCACCAAGACATATTTTAACCGCAGCACATTGTGTTAAAACTCACGTTGGACATGATCTTCGAGCTCGTTTAGGTGAATGGGATGTAAATCATGATGTTGAATTTTATCCATACATTGAACGTGATATTGTCAGTATTACTGTTCATCCTGAATTTTACGCTGGTACTTTGTATAACGATATTGCTATTTTAAAACTCGATCATGATGTTGACTTTGAGAAAAATCCTCATATCAGCCCAGCTTGCTTACCAGACAGACACGATGATTTTACTGGTGCAaggtaatttgatattttacaatattaatattatcggtttattaatttataacttataatCATACTAAtgtgatttatatttatgtgtataGATGCTGGACAACAGGTTGGGGTAAAGATGCCTTTGGTGACTTtggaaaatatcaaaatattttaaaagaagtTGATGTACCAGTTGTGAGCAATGCAGTTTGTGAACATCAAATGAGAAGAACAAGATTGGGACCAAGTTTCAGTCTTCATCCAGGTTTTGTTTGCGCTGGAGGAGAAGAAGGAAAAGATGCCTGCAAAGGTGATGGAGGTGGTCCAATGGTTTGTGAACGTCAAGGAATTTGGCATCTTGCTGGTGTCGTTTCTTGGGGAATCGGTTGTGGACAACCTGGAGTACCTGGTGTTTATTCACGAGTCTCTCACTACCTTGACTGGATTCGTCAGAACTCgtattaaaatacttaaattttttttatattttatttaattttttttaaaaagtaagtgagttaatattatttatttaaatgataattatatcaACTGAATGTtatgaaaatcaattttttcataatatgtCAACATActcatttatttaacttacaTAACTTATTACTGTGTATATaatatgtttttaataatcaataatataatattaatatttaaatgatttctttttactttaattatatttatattattaatgatgcgttgtataaaaaattagatctcaACAATCATGTCGCTAATTATACAGAATTGCATtcaatttctattaatttatacaaTGATAGCTATATAAATtaagacttttttattataaatgtatacttgcaaagcaaaattttaagttaaataaatttattatcagacAATTTTAAAGATGCAGacttaatttatcatttatttttataaataatttaattaacatttcaaaataatattagtaCCGTATATAAATACACGATTTAATGATATCATTATTTGAActgaaaataatgataatttatgtaCAAATATCTATGTCGCCAATAAGAAGCCTCCAAATGTATTATTTCAGCATTCGGATCCCTGttgagcatttttttttaaatgagatCACTAAACACtattagtgaaaattacaccaaattCGTTGTTAAATTTAGACGGtgggaatttaaaatttttacactgcCAAACGTGTAAATGTATAAACCATGATAATTTTgcgttaagaaaattaatcataaaaatattgaaatgttc
This genomic interval from Microplitis mediator isolate UGA2020A chromosome 2, iyMicMedi2.1, whole genome shotgun sequence contains the following:
- the LOC130663709 gene encoding uncharacterized protein LOC130663709; this translates as MIQYVVLAILVGTACAAPAAEPEAAPHHATQPHGASAHETSAHETAPAHESLAHAPIAIEAVEHEINDAPASPAHVEHASGPFSGPSSGSFSGPSSGLSSSGPSPVPAAKQLLIAEYPLLKTPASTAKLTPVATSFVAPIPPLTYAAAPAVLTSYPAWGGLAALPASYSIEQHGYHITY
- the LOC130663535 gene encoding uncharacterized protein LOC130663535 isoform X1, translating into MWFILLTSLLTQGLATQVSFQTSSSSSASASSSSEQKNEWSWQEPSAAENSPQESYHPLNFLPGDAQPDQFNDNIHDGSSGVAYSTQNAVVDNILQSSRQGRNLAGYDDLYADPDVKTVLQAGNDTIARAYIRDKLCSLGLMNCDNPEGRRPYYSPHRDIHPQEVIYAQPVTIKPVGRPLPAIAVKKPFVYGPPRPVPLPPSFSSGSHGPVYGPPSSGHYSGPQPPFSGPPHSFGGPYPAYKKPSIISGHKPIYEDTGLDGEYDFVPEDKREFIDKKNVIVQPASGLQQHVHHHYHHTDGNKPSSVIGGNTGLSGPIIGPSSIGGNGFNGFNGNSNGNGYGYGSGTYGNSYNDFDEYKKAFKIKSPSAGNSLDPLTATSSSYANQFPTYEKPKRDSFFNGKEAGKVLNSGFAGNQFGSNNFGSSNFGSNNFGSNNFGSNNFGAGNNGLSNNIGSNNNGFDNGFSSNNYDNCVCVPYEQCATLDHAGRKDDLFLPIDPRNIGKDIDAETEDVVVTDSNGTMSIIRVPKEVNATEQTQHVDEQKNTNDKKLDDADKNNKTEGIKRSKREAKAEPKNDDTQGRLLGNIDTSKLNLRPTWGVSFGLPQGGNYPVNQYGDNPLSSPYPGYGGGGNGLNLGLVSVNPLVSVQVSKDEYGEKVVKPFVNLHVTPNHGLVNKLGDILAYKKEALLGGHGGNHYPGGHYSGGYAPQYYPNRPSHYHKPTFFEKPYYHERPQSHYHNHQHYHQQQPSWSGNNHGHEHGHGHGHGHGYGHGHGYGGNYVENPGHYAGNYGGYSGYDRGDEDYDFADDDINGYYRNAKTNISAAGFEQSQNNNNNNNRGHNGGKVAFRDRKKRDVDNLIKIEERQFGRPPVCGPRHVCCRKNQLQAGINRPRYGQCGVRNGQGINGRIKTPAYIDGDSEFGEYPWQVAILKKDPSESVYVCGGTLISPRHILTAAHCVKTHVGHDLRARLGEWDVNHDVEFYPYIERDIVSITVHPEFYAGTLYNDIAILKLDHDVDFEKNPHISPACLPDRHDDFTGARCWTTGWGKDAFGDFGKYQNILKEVDVPVVSNAVCEHQMRRTRLGPSFSLHPGFVCAGGEEGKDACKGDGGGPMVCERQGIWHLAGVVSWGIGCGQPGVPGVYSRVSHYLDWIRQNSY
- the LOC130663535 gene encoding uncharacterized protein LOC130663535 isoform X2, producing the protein MWFILLTSLLTQGLATQVSFQTSSSSSASASSSSEQKNEWSWQEPSAAENSPQESYHPLNFLPGDAQPDQFNDNIHDGSSGVAYSTNAVVDNILQSSRQGRNLAGYDDLYADPDVKTVLQAGNDTIARAYIRDKLCSLGLMNCDNPEGRRPYYSPHRDIHPQEVIYAQPVTIKPVGRPLPAIAVKKPFVYGPPRPVPLPPSFSSGSHGPVYGPPSSGHYSGPQPPFSGPPHSFGGPYPAYKKPSIISGHKPIYEDTGLDGEYDFVPEDKREFIDKKNVIVQPASGLQQHVHHHYHHTDGNKPSSVIGGNTGLSGPIIGPSSIGGNGFNGFNGNSNGNGYGYGSGTYGNSYNDFDEYKKAFKIKSPSAGNSLDPLTATSSSYANQFPTYEKPKRDSFFNGKEAGKVLNSGFAGNQFGSNNFGSSNFGSNNFGSNNFGSNNFGAGNNGLSNNIGSNNNGFDNGFSSNNYDNCVCVPYEQCATLDHAGRKDDLFLPIDPRNIGKDIDAETEDVVVTDSNGTMSIIRVPKEVNATEQTQHVDEQKNTNDKKLDDADKNNKTEGIKRSKREAKAEPKNDDTQGRLLGNIDTSKLNLRPTWGVSFGLPQGGNYPVNQYGDNPLSSPYPGYGGGGNGLNLGLVSVNPLVSVQVSKDEYGEKVVKPFVNLHVTPNHGLVNKLGDILAYKKEALLGGHGGNHYPGGHYSGGYAPQYYPNRPSHYHKPTFFEKPYYHERPQSHYHNHQHYHQQQPSWSGNNHGHEHGHGHGHGHGYGHGHGYGGNYVENPGHYAGNYGGYSGYDRGDEDYDFADDDINGYYRNAKTNISAAGFEQSQNNNNNNNRGHNGGKVAFRDRKKRDVDNLIKIEERQFGRPPVCGPRHVCCRKNQLQAGINRPRYGQCGVRNGQGINGRIKTPAYIDGDSEFGEYPWQVAILKKDPSESVYVCGGTLISPRHILTAAHCVKTHVGHDLRARLGEWDVNHDVEFYPYIERDIVSITVHPEFYAGTLYNDIAILKLDHDVDFEKNPHISPACLPDRHDDFTGARCWTTGWGKDAFGDFGKYQNILKEVDVPVVSNAVCEHQMRRTRLGPSFSLHPGFVCAGGEEGKDACKGDGGGPMVCERQGIWHLAGVVSWGIGCGQPGVPGVYSRVSHYLDWIRQNSY